One window from the genome of Polynucleobacter sp. MWH-Svant-W18 encodes:
- a CDS encoding Crp/Fnr family transcriptional regulator, whose translation MKTIEIKSAWKGKSNCEACSIRSSALFAELNEEDFSKIHSPIDDLSFEAYSSIYAQGDTAQDLYTLREGYIKLLHVNPDGSSRIIRVVMPGNLFGMEALLGERYEHSAVALTNIHLCKIPKSIISSLGEESPRLHRQIVKKWGEALSQSESWFSEINTGRIEVRLARFLLKLAKQSGSFAIAPLFKREDMGLMMDVKFETISRALASMADQGLISNITRLSVQIPNIDTLRNFSEKGI comes from the coding sequence ATGAAGACCATAGAAATCAAAAGTGCATGGAAGGGCAAGAGTAATTGTGAGGCATGCTCTATTAGGAGTTCTGCATTATTTGCTGAACTCAATGAAGAAGACTTTTCAAAGATCCATAGTCCAATAGATGATTTGAGCTTTGAGGCTTATTCGAGCATTTATGCCCAAGGAGATACCGCACAAGATCTATATACCCTTCGAGAGGGTTATATCAAATTACTGCATGTCAACCCAGATGGCTCTAGCAGAATTATTAGGGTAGTAATGCCAGGAAATCTATTTGGCATGGAGGCTTTATTGGGTGAGCGTTATGAGCATTCTGCAGTTGCCCTTACAAATATTCATTTATGCAAAATCCCTAAATCAATTATTTCTTCTTTAGGCGAGGAGTCTCCAAGACTTCATCGTCAAATTGTTAAGAAATGGGGTGAAGCATTATCCCAATCAGAATCATGGTTCTCGGAGATTAATACCGGAAGAATCGAGGTGCGTCTTGCCCGCTTCCTTTTAAAGTTAGCCAAACAATCGGGATCCTTTGCCATTGCGCCGCTGTTTAAGCGCGAAGACATGGGTTTGATGATGGATGTCAAATTTGAGACGATTAGCAGGGCTTTGGCATCTATGGCTGATCAAGGCTTAATTAGCAACATTACCCGTCTTTCCGTACAAATTCCCAATATCGACACATTACGTAACTTCTCTGAAAAGGGAATTTAG
- a CDS encoding Crp/Fnr family transcriptional regulator — protein sequence MDIYIPELLKELLPKGLLGQCHAHHFEKGDYLFHQGKKPEYMFFIVSGEAVLTRISSHGEPTTLQRCKGGFVSEASLLVDAYHCDAIATHNGQAITLPIKSLREALADSKFSMKWVQLLSKEIMRLRTQSERLGLKDIRSKLIHLIETEGKQGVLTLQSDFKSMASEIGVTHEALYRAIATLEKEGLLEKHPDSLELLKKK from the coding sequence ATGGACATCTATATTCCTGAACTGCTAAAGGAGCTCCTGCCCAAAGGACTATTGGGGCAATGTCATGCCCATCACTTTGAAAAAGGTGATTACCTTTTCCATCAGGGCAAAAAACCTGAATACATGTTCTTTATTGTTTCGGGCGAAGCTGTTCTTACGAGAATCAGTAGCCATGGAGAGCCCACTACATTACAAAGATGTAAGGGTGGCTTTGTCAGTGAAGCCAGTTTGTTAGTAGATGCTTATCACTGTGATGCTATTGCGACTCACAATGGACAAGCGATCACGCTACCCATTAAATCTTTAAGAGAAGCACTCGCCGATAGCAAGTTCTCAATGAAATGGGTGCAGTTGCTAAGCAAAGAGATCATGCGCCTTCGAACACAATCTGAACGATTGGGACTCAAAGACATTCGCAGTAAATTAATTCATCTGATTGAGACCGAAGGCAAACAAGGCGTATTGACACTTCAGTCTGATTTCAAGTCCATGGCTTCAGAGATTGGGGTGACGCATGAGGCCTTATATAGGGCTATCGCCACATTAGAAAAAGAAGGTCTACTAGAAAAACATCCTGATTCCTTGGAATTGCTGAAGAAAAAATGA
- a CDS encoding site-specific integrase: MSQARVLNPQELRRVLDHVATRRHSARNRAMLLLTHYAGMRVAEVAALRINDVLSGDSTIKGEVRLMPDQTKGKHARTVYLNERMQKELAQYIKAIKIKDVTKPLFYTQKQAGFSANSLTQYFFYLYRSVGLEGASSHSGRRTFLTGLANKGTAIHILKSLAGHRNISTTATYLYSSPDQLKAAVELI, from the coding sequence ATGTCACAAGCTAGAGTTTTAAACCCACAAGAACTACGCAGAGTTTTAGATCATGTTGCTACACGCAGGCATTCAGCACGTAATCGCGCTATGTTGCTACTTACGCACTACGCGGGCATGCGAGTAGCTGAAGTAGCCGCGCTACGCATAAACGACGTTTTAAGCGGCGACAGCACTATTAAGGGCGAAGTACGCTTGATGCCCGATCAAACCAAGGGCAAACACGCTCGTACTGTTTACTTAAATGAACGGATGCAAAAGGAATTGGCTCAGTACATCAAGGCTATCAAAATCAAAGATGTCACTAAGCCCTTGTTTTACACGCAGAAGCAAGCAGGGTTCTCGGCCAACTCTCTTACCCAGTACTTCTTTTATCTATACCGCTCTGTTGGTTTAGAAGGTGCCAGTAGCCATAGTGGTAGACGCACATTCTTAACTGGACTTGCCAATAAAGGCACAGCGATTCATATATTGAAGAGCTTAGCTGGGCACCGCAACATCAGCACCACCGCCACCTATCTCTACAGCAGTCCCGATCAACTTAAGGCCGCTGTTGAGTTAATCTAA
- a CDS encoding DUF2892 domain-containing protein translates to MKCNVGRIDRVLRISVGLVLVGLAASNVVGVWGWIGIIPLATGLFKFCPMYPILGINSCGAGRGNGSCSK, encoded by the coding sequence ATGAAATGTAATGTTGGCCGTATCGATCGCGTACTACGCATCTCTGTTGGACTGGTCTTAGTTGGTTTAGCCGCAAGCAATGTGGTTGGCGTATGGGGCTGGATTGGCATTATTCCTTTGGCAACTGGCTTATTTAAGTTCTGCCCAATGTATCCAATCTTGGGAATCAATTCTTGTGGCGCTGGCCGTGGCAATGGCAGTTGTTCTAAGTAA
- a CDS encoding YeeE/YedE thiosulfate transporter family protein — protein sequence MSIDQLLGLATGVIFGFLLQKGRVLRYDKQVAALLLKDMTIFKFMLSAIVVGMFGVLALHEMGLITLSLKAMNVGGILVGGALFGVGWAVLGYCPGTSVGAVGEGRWTAIFGVIGMVVGAGIYAQMYPFFKSTVLAWADLGKIGLPETLGVNQWVVAVVFALITLGMFRWFEKKGL from the coding sequence ATGTCTATAGATCAACTATTAGGATTAGCAACTGGCGTTATCTTTGGTTTCTTATTACAAAAAGGGCGTGTTCTACGCTATGACAAGCAAGTTGCCGCATTGCTATTAAAAGACATGACAATATTTAAGTTCATGCTCTCAGCCATTGTTGTGGGTATGTTTGGTGTTTTAGCTTTGCATGAGATGGGGCTTATTACATTGAGCCTTAAAGCAATGAATGTCGGTGGCATTTTGGTGGGCGGCGCATTGTTTGGTGTGGGTTGGGCAGTCTTGGGCTATTGTCCTGGCACCTCAGTAGGCGCAGTTGGTGAAGGTCGCTGGACTGCAATCTTTGGAGTTATTGGCATGGTAGTTGGCGCAGGAATTTATGCCCAAATGTATCCATTCTTTAAATCAACGGTGCTTGCTTGGGCCGACTTAGGAAAGATTGGATTACCCGAGACTCTTGGCGTTAATCAATGGGTTGTTGCCGTAGTATTCGCGTTGATTACTCTTGGTATGTTTCGCTGGTTTGAGAAAAAAGGACTTTGA
- the pstS gene encoding phosphate ABC transporter substrate-binding protein PstS yields MKQQFKKVITAGMFIACSSVFVQVAQATDITGAGSSFIYPVLSKWSEAFKAKTGNNLNYQSIGSGGGIKQIKAKTVDFGATDAPMSFEELEASGMVQFPAIIGGVVPVVNIEGIKPGQLKLSSDVLSDIFQGTIANWNDKRIKLLNPGLQIPAGEITVVTRADGSGTTAIFTNYLSKVNKGWKDAVGFGASVKWPAPSTVSGKGNEGVSANIARIKNSIGYVEYAYAKKNNMSYTQMKNAEEKFVEPTAASFAAASAGTDWSKFPGMNTFITNAPGANAWPITGATFVVIYKKPENKATASETIKFFDFGFKDGKKMASDLDYVPMPDATTNFIRKSVWSQVDTK; encoded by the coding sequence ATGAAACAACAGTTTAAGAAAGTTATCACTGCGGGCATGTTCATTGCTTGCTCATCTGTGTTTGTACAGGTTGCTCAGGCAACAGATATCACTGGCGCAGGCTCCTCTTTTATCTATCCAGTACTCTCTAAATGGTCTGAAGCTTTTAAAGCGAAAACAGGTAATAACTTGAACTACCAGTCAATTGGATCCGGTGGTGGTATCAAACAAATTAAAGCTAAGACAGTTGATTTTGGTGCTACTGACGCTCCTATGAGTTTTGAAGAATTAGAGGCGAGTGGGATGGTTCAGTTCCCAGCAATTATTGGTGGCGTAGTACCTGTTGTTAATATTGAAGGCATAAAGCCAGGTCAACTGAAGCTATCAAGTGATGTGCTGTCTGATATTTTCCAAGGAACAATCGCAAACTGGAACGACAAGCGTATTAAGTTGCTTAACCCTGGCCTTCAAATTCCTGCCGGTGAGATTACAGTTGTTACTCGTGCTGATGGTTCTGGTACAACAGCGATCTTTACTAATTATCTTTCTAAGGTAAACAAAGGCTGGAAAGATGCAGTTGGTTTTGGTGCTTCTGTGAAGTGGCCAGCTCCGTCAACTGTCAGCGGTAAGGGCAACGAAGGGGTATCGGCAAACATAGCTCGTATTAAGAATTCAATCGGCTATGTAGAGTATGCATACGCTAAGAAGAACAATATGAGTTACACACAAATGAAGAATGCTGAAGAGAAGTTTGTAGAGCCAACAGCGGCCTCTTTCGCGGCGGCTTCTGCAGGAACTGACTGGTCTAAGTTTCCAGGCATGAATACTTTCATTACTAATGCGCCTGGCGCCAACGCTTGGCCAATTACTGGCGCTACGTTTGTGGTGATTTACAAAAAACCTGAAAACAAAGCTACCGCATCAGAAACCATCAAGTTTTTTGATTTTGGCTTTAAAGATGGCAAGAAAATGGCTTCAGATTTGGACTATGTGCCAATGCCCGATGCTACTACCAACTTCATTCGTAAGAGTGTCTGGTCACAGGTTGATACTAAGTAA
- a CDS encoding DUF1003 domain-containing protein, translating to MAITAPNKQELKVLEALRAHRRRHREGLSGQIPVHIEQPIGPLTVGQKISDVVAKTVGSWKFIIIQSLCISAWIIYNSTTNNNAWDPYPFILLNLMLSFQAAYTAPAIMMSQNRLSEIDRQHANNDFEVNVKAELEIELLHQKIDAMKEKELYALAKAVEALSEKLDGYRK from the coding sequence ATGGCTATTACTGCACCCAATAAGCAAGAGCTAAAAGTTCTAGAGGCTCTCCGCGCTCACCGAAGAAGGCATCGCGAAGGGCTTTCTGGTCAAATTCCTGTGCATATTGAGCAGCCCATCGGCCCGCTGACAGTTGGCCAAAAAATATCTGATGTTGTAGCAAAGACCGTTGGATCTTGGAAGTTCATCATCATCCAAAGTCTTTGTATATCCGCTTGGATTATCTATAACTCCACTACCAATAACAATGCGTGGGATCCATACCCCTTTATTTTATTGAATTTAATGCTGTCGTTTCAGGCTGCTTATACCGCCCCGGCAATCATGATGAGCCAAAATCGACTTTCAGAAATTGATCGACAACATGCGAATAATGACTTTGAGGTCAATGTAAAAGCCGAACTAGAAATTGAATTACTACACCAGAAAATTGATGCGATGAAAGAAAAAGAGCTCTATGCCCTAGCTAAAGCAGTGGAGGCTCTAAGTGAGAAATTAGATGGTTACCGTAAGTAG
- a CDS encoding DUF6641 family protein, whose amino-acid sequence MSTLNSLKMVNSKKPTAIPPVLHRRNKLANKVWEQIQLAKASKEGGTFTVKKFKTVKDITGARKTIEHEKRIRQWWFVAMDGKVCLNIRYGAKIIEFAKGKTAVEVNSAEELIKALEIIKVAVEAGELDTQIEAASGAVRAGFGR is encoded by the coding sequence ATGAGCACATTAAACAGTTTGAAAATGGTTAATTCAAAAAAGCCAACAGCTATTCCACCAGTACTGCATCGTCGTAATAAATTAGCCAACAAAGTCTGGGAGCAGATCCAGTTAGCTAAAGCCAGTAAAGAAGGGGGTACATTTACTGTTAAGAAATTCAAAACAGTTAAAGACATTACTGGCGCACGTAAAACCATTGAACATGAAAAGCGTATTCGTCAATGGTGGTTCGTTGCTATGGATGGCAAGGTTTGCTTAAACATCCGCTATGGTGCCAAGATCATTGAGTTTGCTAAAGGTAAGACTGCTGTAGAAGTCAACTCAGCAGAGGAGCTTATTAAAGCCCTAGAGATTATTAAGGTCGCCGTAGAAGCGGGTGAGCTTGATACTCAAATTGAAGCCGCAAGCGGCGCTGTACGTGCGGGCTTTGGCCGTTGA
- a CDS encoding DUF2789 family protein has protein sequence MNNRTLEELFEQLGLSSQKIHMERYIERHKLKPGSVLHDAIYWAPDQKAFLIEAKADDSEWSEVVDQLANLLIQK, from the coding sequence ATGAACAATAGAACTTTGGAAGAGCTTTTTGAACAGTTAGGTTTGTCATCCCAAAAGATTCATATGGAGAGATACATAGAAAGACATAAACTTAAGCCAGGGTCTGTCCTTCACGATGCCATTTACTGGGCGCCAGATCAAAAAGCATTTTTGATTGAAGCTAAGGCCGACGACTCAGAGTGGTCAGAAGTAGTAGATCAATTGGCTAATTTATTAATACAAAAATAA
- a CDS encoding YeeE/YedE thiosulfate transporter family protein: protein MINPEQTRASSSKGWSPYLAGALVGVLAIVSVYLTTVYMGKSTYLGASTTFVRAAGLAVQVVDPSYVAQNVYYAKEKVVIDWQFLMVIGIFFGALLSSKMDGSFKLESLPPLWEKRFGSSVPKRAVFAFVGGIVAMIGARLADGCPSGHGLSGMMQLSVSSFVALAMFFGFGVIVASFMYRKAS from the coding sequence ATGATCAATCCAGAACAAACTAGAGCATCTAGCTCTAAAGGGTGGAGCCCCTATTTGGCAGGAGCCTTAGTTGGAGTACTGGCTATTGTTTCTGTCTATCTGACTACCGTTTATATGGGCAAGTCCACCTACTTAGGAGCATCAACTACTTTTGTTCGCGCGGCAGGTCTAGCAGTTCAAGTGGTAGACCCTAGCTATGTTGCACAAAATGTTTATTACGCAAAAGAAAAGGTTGTCATTGATTGGCAATTTCTCATGGTGATTGGCATCTTCTTTGGCGCATTGCTTTCCTCAAAAATGGATGGCAGTTTTAAGTTAGAAAGCTTGCCACCATTATGGGAAAAACGTTTTGGCTCTTCAGTTCCAAAGCGTGCTGTATTTGCTTTTGTTGGCGGCATCGTGGCAATGATTGGCGCTCGCTTAGCCGATGGCTGTCCTAGTGGACATGGACTGAGCGGCATGATGCAGTTATCAGTAAGTTCTTTTGTCGCATTAGCCATGTTCTTTGGTTTTGGCGTCATCGTCGCAAGCTTCATGTACAGAAAGGCAAGCTAA
- the pal gene encoding peptidoglycan-associated lipoprotein Pal → MFKFVKILPLALLVLFVSACSSVKLDDANGVAEVNAGGSMTYDPISDPKSSVYGKRSIYFEFDSYTVDPKYVSTISAHASYLKSFQKQKASVIIQGNTDDRGTAEYNLALGQKRSEAVKKALVAQGVSESQLEAVSFGKEKPADPAQTEAAFKENRRADFVYR, encoded by the coding sequence ATGTTTAAATTTGTAAAAATATTGCCATTGGCATTATTAGTTTTATTTGTATCCGCGTGTAGTAGCGTTAAGTTAGATGACGCCAATGGTGTGGCTGAAGTTAATGCTGGCGGCTCAATGACTTACGATCCCATTAGCGATCCCAAGTCTAGTGTGTATGGAAAGCGTTCAATCTATTTTGAGTTTGATAGCTACACCGTAGATCCAAAATATGTTTCAACTATCTCTGCTCATGCCTCTTACTTAAAATCGTTTCAAAAGCAAAAAGCCTCCGTGATCATTCAAGGCAATACCGACGATCGTGGAACTGCAGAGTACAACCTAGCCTTAGGTCAAAAGCGATCCGAAGCTGTTAAGAAAGCTCTAGTTGCACAAGGTGTTAGCGAATCTCAGTTGGAGGCGGTGAGCTTTGGAAAAGAAAAGCCAGCTGACCCAGCTCAGACAGAAGCGGCATTTAAAGAAAACCGCCGCGCTGATTTTGTATATCGCTAA
- a CDS encoding heavy-metal-associated domain-containing protein → METINLTVSGMTCGACVKHVEKAINSIAGVQKVEVDLASGAVKVEGNISQQVKEIIAALEEDGYPAKISSDASPQAKAKSGSCKSGTSCCCN, encoded by the coding sequence ATGGAAACAATCAATTTAACGGTAAGTGGAATGACTTGTGGTGCTTGCGTAAAGCATGTTGAAAAAGCCATTAATTCAATTGCTGGGGTGCAAAAGGTTGAGGTAGATCTTGCCTCTGGCGCAGTCAAGGTTGAAGGCAATATCTCGCAACAGGTAAAAGAGATTATTGCGGCATTAGAAGAGGATGGTTATCCCGCAAAGATCAGTTCTGATGCATCGCCTCAAGCAAAGGCTAAGAGTGGTTCTTGTAAGAGTGGCACAAGTTGTTGCTGTAACTAA